In a single window of the Arthrobacter sp. StoSoilA2 genome:
- a CDS encoding GtrA family protein, whose product MITTLADRIRGLASLFWREVAKFGAVGGVAFVIDSAVYIWLFSGPMHGSEVWAKAIATIVASVFSWVANRFWTFRHRKQANVVREAVLFAVMNFVGLLIASGCVWFAKYVLDLNDKPSLFIAGSVVGLVLGTIFRFFAYRFWVFNEELDAEPAYSHDHEILELHHKEKSVAEAGTGGPATGELPSIKN is encoded by the coding sequence ATGATCACCACACTTGCAGATCGCATCCGCGGACTTGCCTCGCTTTTTTGGCGCGAGGTAGCAAAGTTCGGCGCCGTAGGCGGTGTTGCTTTTGTCATTGACTCGGCAGTTTACATCTGGCTGTTTTCGGGCCCGATGCACGGAAGCGAAGTCTGGGCCAAGGCCATTGCGACGATCGTTGCAAGCGTGTTCTCCTGGGTAGCCAACCGCTTCTGGACCTTCCGCCACCGCAAACAGGCGAACGTGGTCCGTGAGGCCGTTCTGTTCGCCGTCATGAACTTCGTCGGGCTGCTGATTGCTTCCGGTTGTGTGTGGTTCGCCAAGTACGTGCTGGACTTGAATGACAAGCCGTCGCTGTTTATCGCAGGGAGCGTCGTCGGACTCGTGCTGGGCACCATTTTCCGGTTCTTCGCATACCGCTTCTGGGTCTTCAACGAAGAGCTGGATGCCGAGCCGGCTTACTCCCACGACCACGAGATCCTGGAGCTCCATCACAAGGAGAAGTCAGTTGCCGAGGCGGGCACCGGAGGTCCTGCAACCGGCGAATTGCCCTCCATCAAGAACTGA
- a CDS encoding TIGR03089 family protein, giving the protein MSIPAANLMTTLRSGHSTSPRLTWYGPDSERVELSGRVLDNWVAKTSNLLQDELDAEPGKAIRLDLPAHWKSFVWALAAWQLGMEVVFDGTAADLLVTDTPDDGAAAGFDAVVAVPLAALAMRWPGELPPGVVDFAAEVRSHGDVFMAHNEPEAGLPAVRGSAGHTHDSLLDGFAAPQEPGVRLLVRAADGLEPGLAAALGAWKEDGSVVLVHPDLEVTAHLLENERVSRS; this is encoded by the coding sequence ATGAGCATCCCGGCAGCGAACCTGATGACCACCCTGCGATCCGGCCATTCCACATCCCCGAGGCTGACCTGGTACGGCCCTGATTCCGAGCGCGTAGAGCTCTCCGGGCGGGTTTTGGACAACTGGGTTGCAAAAACCAGCAACCTGCTGCAGGACGAACTGGACGCCGAGCCGGGCAAGGCTATCAGGCTGGACCTCCCGGCACACTGGAAATCGTTCGTGTGGGCGCTTGCCGCGTGGCAGTTGGGCATGGAGGTAGTCTTCGACGGCACGGCAGCGGACCTGCTGGTGACAGATACTCCCGACGACGGCGCCGCGGCCGGCTTTGACGCGGTCGTCGCCGTACCCCTCGCGGCACTTGCGATGCGCTGGCCCGGCGAGTTGCCGCCCGGCGTCGTGGATTTTGCTGCGGAAGTCCGGTCGCACGGTGACGTCTTCATGGCACACAACGAACCGGAAGCCGGCCTTCCGGCCGTCCGCGGCAGCGCGGGCCACACCCATGACAGCCTTCTGGACGGATTCGCCGCTCCCCAGGAACCGGGCGTCCGGCTTCTGGTTCGGGCGGCCGATGGTTTGGAGCCGGGCCTGGCAGCAGCGTTGGGCGCGTGGAAAGAAGACGGCTCAGTGGTGCTGGTGCATCCCGACCTGGAAGTGACCGCGCACCTGCTTGAGAATGAGCGCGTCAGCCGATCCTGA